The following proteins are encoded in a genomic region of Liolophura sinensis isolate JHLJ2023 chromosome 7, CUHK_Ljap_v2, whole genome shotgun sequence:
- the LOC135470398 gene encoding protein ABHD13-like, whose translation MIVPYQGGQQPVKDTIQDTSSVSVSDSQEARISMDTREVGGLSARKTGFRTIELVSRITIMLIVRFWKLCTSALLLLLLTFWMSGGLVTFLLLCFAVIGLLYYGQDMLLYYPCQPPNSRLYVDLPSIVQLPYENHFIRTRDGVFINVVLIKQKSPDCRSCPTLIYFHGNAGNIGHRLMNAHGMYHQCGFNVLLVEYRGYGKSGGSISESGLYIDAEAAMDFALRQADIDRRKLIVFGRSLGGGVATHLAAQPYYARFIFALVLENTFTSLPDIGKNIFNVKIIQYLPRWAFKNKYPSLDRIKKIKVPVLFISGLSDTLIPPQMMHTLHEMCGSPFKHLATFEGGTHNETWMCQDYYHTLRTFTEQVYQTQQSSDENKAEFVSVDTGADMRTV comes from the exons ATGATAGTGCCTTACCAGGGAGGCCAGCAGCCTGTGAAGGACACCATTCAGGACACCAGTAGTGTCAGTGTGAGTGACAGTCAAGAAGCTCGTATCAGTATGGACACCAGGGAGGTGGGAGGCCTCAGCGCAAGGAAGACGGGCTTCAGGACAATAGAACTGGTCAGCAgaatcaccataatgctgattgtTCGATTCTGGAAACTTTGCACAAGTGctcttctgttgttgttgttgacattttgGATGTCAGGGGGACTAGTGACTTTTCTACTTCTCTGTTTTGCTGTGATCG GGTTGCTGTACTATGGCCAGGACATGTTGCTATACTACCCTTGCCAACCGCCCAATTCACGCCTCTATGTGGACCTCCCCAGCATTGTCCAGCTCCCCTATGAGAATCACTTCATCAGGACCCGGGACGGGGTCTTCATAAACGTTGTGCTCATCAAACAGAAGTCGCCAGACTGTCGCAGTTGTCCTACACTTATTTATTTCCATGGCAATGCTGGCAATATtggtcacag ATTGATGAATGCTCATGGAATGTACCACCAATGTGGGTTTAACGTCCTTCTTGTGGAGTATAGAGGCTATGGGAAGAGTGGTGGCTCAATATCAGAGTCAG GTCTGTACATTGATGCAGAAGCAGCCATGGACTTTGCCCTGCGACAGGCAGACATTGACCGTAGGAAACTGATTGTGTTTGGCCGATCCTTGGGAGGGGGTGTGGCTACTCATCTCGCTGCCCAGCCTTACTATGCCAGATTTATATTCGCTCTTGTTTTAGAAAACACTTTCACATCTCTTCCGGATattggaaaaaatatatttaacgtGAAGATTATCCAATACCTACCAAGGTGGGCCTTCAAAAACAAG TATCCGTCCCTGGATAGGATTAAGAAGATCAAAGTACCGGTGCTGTTTATATCTGGTCTCTCAGATACCCTCATCCCACCACAAATGATGCACACATTACATGAG ATGTGTGGCAGCCCGTTCAAGCACCTGGCCACGTTTGAGGGGGGCACTCATAATGAGACGTGGATGTGTCAGGATTACTATCACACACTGAGGACCTTCACAGAACAG GTTTATCAAACACAGCAGTCTTCCGATGAAAATAAGGCAGAGTTTGTGAGTGTGGATACCGGGGCAGACATGAGGACAGTGTGA
- the LOC135471757 gene encoding pancreatic lipase-related protein 2-like: METALCTIAVLFTVLGHIDGWLFSFEYPTENVSDSVCYDRLGCFDNQPPFDEGHLPASPEEIGVVLYHYWADTPHNGHVIKREIPMPDFRLPENYNSSLPVTVVIHGYNEDMYSPHLLALVGELAFQGTVNVVAIDWGEGAHVLYDKSAANTRVVAAVVTVFLRRLFEDGFIGPESVHLIGYSLGAHAAGYVGQSIPDIGRITGLDPAAPLFQAIHTDVRLDSSDALFVDVIHTNGAPLFELGFGIHYPMGHADFYPNGGKRQPGCESAWDRLLSLITGSRSDLACSHRRAVELFTESIHSPCEFRSELCPYNSISHNYCTPCQGDDCVSMGYHVNRTLRGTFYLTTAVERPFCVE, encoded by the exons ATGGAGACGGCGTTGTGCACTATTGCTGTGTTGTTTACTGTGTTGGGCCATATAGATG GTTGGCTATTCTCATTTGAATATCCAACAGAGAATGTCTCAGACTCTGTGTGCTACGATCGTCTGGGTTGCTTTGACAACCAGCCTCCCTTTGATGAGGGTCATTTACCTGCCTCGCCTGAAGAGATAGGCGTTGTCCTCTACCACTACTGGGCAGATACCCCACATAATGGTCATGTTATAAAGAGAGAGATTCCCATGCCGGATTTCCGGCTTCCGGAGAATTACAACTCGTCCCTTCCGGTTACAGTGGTCATCCATGGCTATAATGAAGACATGTACAGTCCACATCTCCTGGCTTTAGTCGGAGAGTTGGCTTTCCAG GGTACAGTAAACGTGGTGGCAATCGACTGGGGGGAAGGAGCCCACGTGTTATATGACAAATCGGCAGCCAACACCCGCGTGGTAGCAGCTGTGGTTACCGTGTTCTTAAGAAGACTATTTGAGGATGGCTTTATTGGTCCAGAGTCCGTTCATTTGATTGGCTACAGTCTGGGTGCCCATGCCGCCGGCTATGTCGGCCAGTCTATCCCCGACATTGGCCGTATAACAG GCCTCGACCCTGCCGCACCCTTATTCCAAGCCATTCACACCGATGTCAGACTCGACTCCAGCGACGCCCTCTTCGTGGACGTCATCCATACCAATGGCGCTCCACTATTCGAACTAG GTTTTGGAATACATTATCCCATGGGTCATGCCGATTTTTACCCTAATGGAGGCAAACGCCAGCCTGGTTGTGAGAGTGCGTGGGACCGACTTTTATCACTGATTACAGGTTCACGTTCAG ACTTGGCATGCAGCCATCGAAGAGCTGTTGAATTATTTACGGAGTCTATTCACTCCCCTTGTGAGTTCAGGTCTGAACTGTGTCCTTATAACAGTATAAGTCATAATTACTGCACGCCGTGCCAAGGTGatgactgtgtttccatgggtTACCACGTGAACCGAACATTGCGAGGAACGTTTTACCTGACAACTGCTGTGGAAAGACCGTTCTGTGTGGAATGA